The region GGCAGAAGAACATATGAATGGATTTTAGAATATATGGGAAGAGGAGCTGAGTTTCCTTATCAAGGCAAAGAATGTTATGTTTTTTCGACAACAGCGCATACGCCTGATTCATCTGTTGTGTTCGTTCAAGAAGATATCTCAAGCTTTATAAAAAAAATTGAAAATCAGCCTAGTAAGAATATTTGGTTAGCAGGAGGTGGAGAATTGATCCGCTCTTTTTTAAAAGAAAAGCTGATCGATGAAATGCGAATCACTGTTGCTCCAGTAGTGATTGGAAAAGGGATATCGCTATTCAAACCGGATGATTACCATTTGGAATTGTCG is a window of Carnobacterium mobile DSM 4848 DNA encoding:
- a CDS encoding dihydrofolate reductase family protein; the protein is MLFKVEGEGDNGYTEFYETIDTILMGRRTYEWILEYMGRGAEFPYQGKECYVFSTTAHTPDSSVVFVQEDISSFIKKIENQPSKNIWLAGGGELIRSFLKEKLIDEMRITVAPVVIGKGISLFKPDDYHLELSLKQTKQYNQFVELHYEVKK